The proteins below are encoded in one region of Coffea arabica cultivar ET-39 chromosome 4c, Coffea Arabica ET-39 HiFi, whole genome shotgun sequence:
- the LOC113739064 gene encoding uncharacterized protein codes for MSDPGDGQGTSSSSDEDELLFAASAALLFGSHAELYGGPIQKLCSLLAECGFVPQHHQKRVTIEEALAMTLVMMSHNMRMRMIANRFNHSTETDRVGAIDGTHIPACVPRRQQVAFTNRHGVQSQNVLAVCDNDMRFIYVYARWEGSAHDARVLDGALTGPNHFPVPPTGKYYLVDSAYRNLPGFLPPYRGRQADVRGRRRGRFATAKELFNYRHSALRNVIERSFGVFKRRFAILRGAVPNYMMATQINVVIACCAVHNFIRDQQPNDMYFANPDEGDPISQGAIPPYPEIQPLHSPPEVVEQWTAMRDIMATYMFNAYRNTRHRA; via the exons ATGAGCGATCCCGGTGATGGCCAGGGCACGAGCTCATCTTCGGACGAAGATGAGCTTCTATTTGCTGCTAGTGCTGCGCTATTATTTGGATCACATGCAGAACTATACGGAGGTCCAATCCAAAAG TTGTGCTCGCTCTTGGCCGAATGTGGATTTGTTCCCCAACATCATCAGAAACGGGTTACAATAGAGGAGGCACTTGCGATGACATTGGTCATGATGAGCCACAATATGAGAATGCGTATGATTGCTAACCGATTTAACCATTCCACTGAAACG GACCGCGTTGGGGCTATTGATGGGACTCATATACCTGCTTGTGTCCCAAGACGACAGCAAGTGGCATTCACAAATAGGCATGGTGTACAATCGCAAAATGTTCTGGCTGTATGCGACAATGATATGCgatttatatatgtgtatgcCAGATGGGAGGGAAGTGCACATGATGCCCGAGTCTTGGATGGGGCTTTGACGGGCCCAAATCACTTTCCTGTGCCACCTACAG GAAAATATTATTTAGTTGACTCCGCGTATCGAAACTTGCCCGGTTTCTTACCACCGTATAGGGGACGCCAAGCGGATGTTAGAGGTCGCAGGAGAGGGAGATTTGCAACAGCGAAAGAACTTTTTAATTACCGACACTCTGCACTACGGAATGTCATAGAGCGAAGTTTTGGTGTCTTTAAAAGGAGATTTGCCATTTTACGGGGAGCTGTTCCAAACTACATGATGGCAACACAGATAAATGTAGTTATTGCCTGTTGTGCCGTGCATAACTTCATTAGGGATCAACAACCGAATGATATGTACTTTGCTAACCCAGACGAGGGAGATCCAATAAGTCAAGGTGCAATTCCTCCATATCCCGAGATACAGCCATTGCATTCTCCTCCTGAAGTTGTTGAACAATGGACTGCCATGAGAGATATAATGGCGACATATATGTTCAATGCCTATAGAAATACGCGACACCGTGCATGA